ACATTCACTACTTTTGTAATACTTATGCCCCTTTTCACACACCCTTAAATTTTTTTCAACTGTCAATATAACCCCTCCTCCAGAATTAATTGTAAGTAGGCTTAGAAAGAACAAACTTTCTAAGCCTTTTTGTCACCATTAGTCAACTAAAATCTCGTGTTATTAACTTAAGAATAACATTCGTTATTTTTTTAAAGCCATTATAACTGTTATGTTTACTTGTTCCTTAAACACACCTGTTTCTTCAATAGATAACAATTCTTCTCTTAGATTTTGTTCAAAGGAATTTACGTTATCTCCAAGAAACCTTTTAGCCCCAAATGAAGTGGAATATAGATGGCCGATTATAGTCTCGACTGACCAGTAATACTCATAAGTAGGTAATTGATAAACATCTAATTCGAACTTGGAATTTGCTACAATTTGCTGATGGCTGATAGTAGGGTGCGAGTATGTAGTATCCCCGGCCCTTCTTACATGCCCGTACCACTGTTTCACTACCTCATTCACTGTCTTTTGCCAAGGTGATAGCTCTTTATTTGGGGAATAGCTATCAATTATAGCTATCCCACCTTCATAGGGAATCATTTCGTATAATGTTTCCAGCACCATCTCCCTGTCCATCCAATGAAAGGCCTTCGCTATCGTTACCAATTTAAAAAATGTATGAGCATTAACCTTATATTTATCAAGGTTTCCATTAAAAAATTGTATATTTTCAATTCTCATATCTTTGCTAAGGTCAATTGCTTCCGTTATCATTTCAGGGTCTGTATCAATTCCGACTATCTTTTCAAACCAATCCGAAAATCTAAATGCTAATTGTCCCGTACCACACCCTAAATCGAGCAGATGACCTTTACCGTCCAGAGAAAACTTTCTAATTAAATATCTTATTAAAGAAGCAGGATATATGGGTCTATACTTCGAATAATACTTAGCTGTACCTTTAAACAGATCGTCACCATAATATACCACTGAATCATTTCTCCCCTTTAATTTCACTTTAAAAAATCATTCTCATGTTATGAACCACCATTACTTAACCTAGACTTTAAAATATCCACTATCAAAAGAGTCTTTTAACTGCTCAAAAGGTGCCACACTATTTGTTTCATGTTTATTTTCCTCCACATATATGAAACGGTACACACTTCCCAGTATTCCTCTTTACTCCCCTGTCAACCTTCACTTCATCACCAGTGTCAACCTTAAAAGAGAAACAAGCACTTTCCCTTCTTTACCGCTTATTCTATCATAGCTTTTTTCTATGATATTATTTAATTAATTGCTGGCGGATCTATCATCATCCGGAAACTCCAATTTCCAATAGTTGTCCCCTTCCTCTCTATCGGTGTGTAATCAAATTCTGTAAATCCATTTTTAAGATAAAACTTTTTATTTCTCTCTGTATTAGTAAAAGTAACAAATGTCTCCTTGGTACCGGAGCTTTGCTTCGAAATATACGGTATAATACAATCATTGAGCATTTTAGTCCCTAATTGCTGTCCCCTACAAGATTTATCAACTGCTAGAGATTCTAATACCCACGACTGTTCTTTGATCTCACTGATCGGCCCATGTCCTTCTTCAAGAATATTTAAAAGCTTAAGAAGCTTTCTAAGACTAGCTTTCCTCAATAGTTTGAATGCACCCGAAAGGAAATAATCAAAAACACTCACTTTGGAGCTATTAGGACGTATTAAAACAGCAAAACTTTTAATCTGTCCGTTTTCCTCCCCTACGAAAAAATCTGCGTTTTTATAGTAAGCTTTTAAATAAACATGTTGGACTTCACTCATTAAATCAATAAAGCTGTCCATATCGCTAAATTCATTCCTAAATTCATGAAATATTGGATAATCACCAAATGTTATGGCACTCATCTTCGCGATACCTTTTAATTCTTTCATTTCTGGCCTTCTATATTCAATCATCTGTTTTCCTCCTTAAGTAAATTCACATTGATGCAAAAAATCATTTACTATCATTCACAGTTTTTAAATGATACTCAATGCAAAAATAGTGATTATAATTGTGACTATATCTCCAAGTTCATACCTCTAATACGTTCATTTTTCAAAGCCTATCCATTTACTTCTCACGCCCTTTCTAACTTCTTAATAGAATGTTTGAGCTATTCCTGTCACTACACTTTTATTTGAGTAACAAGTACAAAACACGACAACCGTTGTTCTACTCTTATAAGTGTATTATAATTTAACTAGTGTCGCTTATCTATATTCAATTGTGTGTCTGATTGTCTGTTAAGCGACACATTGAAACTAAAATGTCGGGAGGTATAACAACTTTTTATGGATACTTCTAATGAAGATAGACGAGTAAGAAAAACAAAAAGAGCATTGCGTAATGGCCTTGTAGAATTGATGGTGAATAAGGATCTCCGAAATATAACGGTTAGAGAGTTAACCGATAACGTTGATATTCACAGAGCTACATTTTATGCTCATTATAAAGATATCTATGATTTGTATGACCAGGTGGAGGATGCCGTAGTTGAAGAACTAAATGATTTAATTATGCAAAACTACTCTCAACCTCCCAGTCACTTTTACCGCATATTATTTGAATACATTATAGAAAACAAACAATTATGCCAAATGCTGTTTGGTACTAAAAGGGAGAACAGCTTTATGGTTCGCCTTAATGTGTTATTTGAGCAGAAGTGCATTGAAACGTGGCGTAAGGATTGGAAAGTTTCTGAAGTCAACGAAGAATTGAAATATCATGTGGGATATCATGTACAAGGTTGCCTTGCCATCATCAACAGATGGGTAGAATCTAACTTCACATACCCAATGGACGAATTGGTCAAAATCATAGCTGATATCGATAGAAACATGGAAGATTATTTTATGAAAAAAAAGAAGAAAGTATGAAGTGAATTCATGATGATTTACCATGCTGCCTCTATGCAGTTGATATTATGTCTCATCCTTTTCGAAAAGGATAAATGGGGTCGAACAAACAACGTAATAGAGGCAGTCGGAAAGAAGATATAAGGTGAGGAGAAGACTATTCGACTGTCTTCGTTGCCATATCAAGGTTTACAGGTTATTCAGTAAACCCTAATTTCAGCAATCCCTAACTTTGTCACATAGTATCTGCACCCACCACATTCTATATTGCTGCTGCCCCCTAATCCACTCGTTCAATTAAAGTGAATAGATTCGAATTTTCTTCCAATAAAGTTAGCAGTGACAGGGCTTAGTTCTAATTCTCTTGCCCAAATAGACAGTTGACCTATGTGGTGAATCTCGTGGGCAATTATATGGTGTAATATGTCATCCCCAGTGTATTCATCTTCATCCCATGAAACACTTACAAGTTCTTCTTTTAGTTCATTTAAATTTGTTTTTAATAATTCCGCTATTTCTATTCGACATGTATTTGAGAGAGATTTAACCTTTTCAAGTGTTTTATAATCAGTAAATTGAACGACTACATCTTTTTTAGCTTGAATACCACAAAGCCAACTATATTCCACATCAATAATGTGAAAAAGAGTATATAAAATACTTCCTGTTCCACCTCTACGTTCTTTTAACAACTCTTCAATTGTTAGTTGATTACACCAGTCAAACCATTCATCTCTAACCTGCCAGTTATACTCAAAAAATTTTATCACTGTTAAACACTCCCATACCACTTCTTACAATCATTTGCTAATCGCTATAATCCTCTTTCTTATAAAAATAAATGTTCGGTTACTTGATCAAGTAAATTTTAATACTATCTACCAATTATAAAAAGACAAACTCCAAAAATAAACCTGGTTTATTAGAAACCAGGTTCACCACCGCCATTTTTTACTAAAGATCACCCGTTACTTAGATCCCTTTTTTTAAAATTAAGGTAATTTAAAGTGTATTTTCTGACTGCGAATAGATCTCATTTTTCTCATGCCTATTCCTGAAGTTAATTTGAAAAGGAAGTATCCTATTAATGCGCCTACAGTATTTAATAAAATATCATCCACATCGCCTTGCCCTAATCTAAAAACTAATTGGCTGACTTCTATAAACAGACTAATTACAATTGAAACTAGGAGCACACTGCCTAGGGATTTAATTCGTTTAACTAGATAAATTAAGAAAAACCCTAGAGGAATGAAAATAATAATATTCCCTAATGTATTGTAAATAATCGTATTTAAGTTAATGTGTTCAAATCCTGTAGTGTACCAAATTATTGATTTAAACGGTATAAAGTTAATATTTATCCATAGATCCTCATGAAAAAATGAAGCAGTACTCCTCCTCAAAGGAGACAATAAAATTAAGAGCACAACTGAACTATAAAGGATGAAGGAAGCCCACCCTATAATCCTCAAAGCATTTCGGTATGGATAAAGTATGTTGTTCAACCCTTCTCCAATTGTTCTTTCATCCCCAAAACCTCTAATTGCAAACTTAACTGCTTCTTCTTCTGTTAACCCTTTTTGTAAGTATTCGTTCGTTAATAGCATTAAATGTTCTGATAACTCGATTTCCAGCTCTTCTTTCTCATTTCCTGTTACCTCAGCTTTATTAATTGTTTCTTTTATGTATTTTTGTACTAATTTGTTCACGTTAATCCCTCCGTGCAACTTTGAACTAATTTATTTACCTGATTCCACTCCATAGTTTTCTTAGCGAGTTCTTGCTTACCTTTATCTGTTAGTTTATAATGCTTTCTTCTCGCAGCTACAACGGACTCACCCCAATAAGACTCTAAAAAACCTTTATTCTCCAATCGCTTTAAAGCAGGGTACAATGTTCCTTCACTCATTTGATATAAATCATCACTCTGTTCCTTTAATTTTTTTGTGATTTCATAACCATAAGTAAACCCTTTACCAATAACCGAAAGAATGAGAATATCAATACTACCTTTCATTATTTCTTTATCCATAATATTACATCACCTCAACTAAAATTGTAACACGACATACATCGTTATACAATGTATATGACAAAAAAATAATGTCTTTAGTCAACTTTTTCTATATTCAGTATTAACTAGCTTTATTTTCACTAACTACTTCGTTAGTTGGATAACGGCTAAAATATTTAATCTACATCCCCGTTGATATTACCATCATTTTCTACATAAAAGTGGAAGAAAACATCATATATTAGTTCAGATTTTTTTATTCTTAAAAACAAAAAAGCCTTTCAATTGCTAAGAAAGGCTCTCAACTGTTGGCGTCAGAACTTATTTACCTTCATATACAAGAAACGATACGCACTCCACCTGTGCCGTCTGAGGGAACATGTCCACGGGTTGGAGGCTTTTTAGTGTGTAGCCGCCTTTTACTAGTTCTTTGACGTTTTTGGCAAGGGTGGAGGGATTACAGGACACGTAGACGATTCGGGATGGTTTTGTCCGGAGCAGTGTGGCGATGAGTGAATCATCAAGACCTGTTCGCGGTGGATCAACGATGACCACATCTGCTTGCCAGCCTTCCTTTTCCCATTTTGGCAGCCATGTTTCTGCTTTACCTACTTCATAAACGGCATGATCAATGCCATGTGCCGCTGCATTTTTTCGAGCATCGTTAATTGAATCAGCAATGACATCCATCCCACGGAGCTCTTTCGCTTTGTCTGCTACCCATAGGCCAATCGTGCCGACTCCGCAGTAAGCATCCACAACGTTTTCTTTCCCAGTTAGTTTAGCCGCTTGCTTCGCCGCATCATAGAGTTTTTCCGTTTGCACTGGATTTAATTGAAAAAAAGCACGGGCTGATAAATGAAAGGTAAAATCACCTAACCGTTCCTCAAGCTTCTCTTTTCCGTATAATACAATCGTTTCATCACCGAAAATAAGGGATGTTTTTTCTTTGTTGACGTTTTGAATAACTGACGTGACATCTGGCAAGCGACGACGCAATTCCTCTAAAAAGAGTTCCTTTCTTGGAAACTCTTTCGTTGTTGTTACAAGAGCCAGCTGCCATTCTCCTGTTTTGAAGCCAACGCGCGTAACGATCGTTCGTAAAAATCCTCGATGTTTCCGTTCGTTGTAGATTGGTATATTTAAATCGTCTGCTATTTGTTTGACGACTTTCGTAATGGTGTTTGTTTGTGGATGTTGGACGATACAGTCCGTAATATCGATCAGCTTATGACTGTTCGAGCTGTAAAGTCCAGCGATCACGTGACCATCTTTCATCCCTACTTGCATCTGGCTTTTATTGCGATAATGCCAAGGGTCGTCCATACCGATCGTATCGTGGAAATCTAACCGCTCTAAATTTATTTTTGTATACCGCTCAAATGCTTGCCTGACGATATCTTTTTTCTCACGAAGTTGGGCGTCATATGTCATATGTTGCAGCTGACAGCCGCCACATTGCTCATAAACGGCACATGGTGGTGTCGTCCTATCTTTAGATTTCCGGCGCAACTTCACCACTTTCCCAGTAGCAAATTTTTGCGATACTTTCACTGCTTCACAGACTACTTCCTCACCTGGTAATGCCCCCGGTACGAAGACGACTTGTCGCTTAAAAAAACCCACACCTTCTCCATCAATCCCTAGCCGTTTAATGGTTAAAGGGAAGCGCTGACCCTGTTTTATTTTCAACTCTGTTTTCGGCGCTCTCGCCTGTTGTTGTCGTTTCACATTTACACCTCAAATACTATGTTTCGATGCTCTCCCACAAATAAAGAGAGGCATACGTTCGATATGGCTTCCATTCTTTTGATTTTTCTAGCATCACAGCATGAAGCGGCTTTGCTTCCCAATTATAAAACTTTTTCATGGCGTTTTGTATCCCAATATCTTGAATGGGAAAGAGGTCCATCCTCCCTAGACCAAACATGAGGAAGTTCTCTGCTGTCCACGGGCCAATCCCCCTGATTTTTACAAGTGTCTCGATCACTTGTTCATTAGGTAATTGTACAAGCTCGTTTAAGTTCAAATCACCCTCTGCTATCATTCGTGATGTATCAATGACGTATTCAGCTTTTCGCTGGCTAAACTGAAGCTCCCGAAGTTGTGCTGGCTCAATGGTCGCTACTTTCTCTGCGGAAGGGTAAAACCATGCACCTTCATGTTGAAAGCCGAATGATTTTACAAACCGTTCCGTTAGCGTATAAGCAAACGCCATGTTGAGCTGTTGATGAATAATCGTCTTCATTAAGCTCCCGTAAAGCTGAGAATCACAGACAAAAGGGGTCCCCCGATACTGTTGAAAAAGAGATGCTAATTCTGTTTTCTCAAAAAAGTCAGCAATTGCAGCGAGCGGGGTGTCCCAATGAAATAGATGTGTCAATTTCTCTGTTATCGCCTGTTTCGTCACCTTTTCGTGATCTGTCACTTGTATATGAAACATTGGCTCTTCGAATGTGCCTACTTGCTTCACTGTCACGGTCACTGGATTGTCTTCAATCCAAATCGGCAGCGTTAACGTTTCCTCTACCACATTTAATGTCAAAAGTGGATCAATTTTCAGTCGTTTTAACGCTTGGTTAAAATTGTATGGTCCTGTAATCACATGCGTCCATTCCATTGTTACACCGCCTTCCATCACTAACAGCATACCATATTTCATTGATTACCTTAACTTGGCATGCCCATTCCTCTTGCCTGTCTGATAAAATGATCGTGCAGAGGTTAATTGAGATAGGAGAGATCATATGTCCATTGCAACAGATATTGCGTCACTAAAAATTATGTCCGACGTATATAAACGAAAAGAGTTACCTGAACTGTTACAAACAACTGCCACCTCTTTAGAACAGCACGTCCCATATATCGATTGGGTCGGTATTTATTTTTTTGAGAGAGAAGAGAAGATGACGCTTGCTGCGGCTTCAGATTTAGAAGAAGACTTAGCGTGGGAAGCGAACGGTGAATTAAAATTCCCGTTAAAAAATAGTTCAAATGAAGCTGTCGGCATCATGGTCGTTAGAAGCCGGGAAGCAATCGCCTTCGATGTAACAGATGTGTCGACACTTGAAACAATCGCACATGCTCTCGGAGAAATGAGTTTTGCTAATTAATTGCAAAAGGAATCAGCCCAGAAGCTG
The DNA window shown above is from Salipaludibacillus agaradhaerens and carries:
- the rlmD gene encoding 23S rRNA (uracil(1939)-C(5))-methyltransferase RlmD, whose protein sequence is MKRQQQARAPKTELKIKQGQRFPLTIKRLGIDGEGVGFFKRQVVFVPGALPGEEVVCEAVKVSQKFATGKVVKLRRKSKDRTTPPCAVYEQCGGCQLQHMTYDAQLREKKDIVRQAFERYTKINLERLDFHDTIGMDDPWHYRNKSQMQVGMKDGHVIAGLYSSNSHKLIDITDCIVQHPQTNTITKVVKQIADDLNIPIYNERKHRGFLRTIVTRVGFKTGEWQLALVTTTKEFPRKELFLEELRRRLPDVTSVIQNVNKEKTSLIFGDETIVLYGKEKLEERLGDFTFHLSARAFFQLNPVQTEKLYDAAKQAAKLTGKENVVDAYCGVGTIGLWVADKAKELRGMDVIADSINDARKNAAAHGIDHAVYEVGKAETWLPKWEKEGWQADVVIVDPPRTGLDDSLIATLLRTKPSRIVYVSCNPSTLAKNVKELVKGGYTLKSLQPVDMFPQTAQVECVSFLVYEGK
- a CDS encoding GAF domain-containing protein; this encodes MSIATDIASLKIMSDVYKRKELPELLQTTATSLEQHVPYIDWVGIYFFEREEKMTLAAASDLEEDLAWEANGELKFPLKNSSNEAVGIMVVRSREAIAFDVTDVSTLETIAHALGEMSFAN
- a CDS encoding PadR family transcriptional regulator gives rise to the protein MDKEIMKGSIDILILSVIGKGFTYGYEITKKLKEQSDDLYQMSEGTLYPALKRLENKGFLESYWGESVVAARRKHYKLTDKGKQELAKKTMEWNQVNKLVQSCTEGLT
- a CDS encoding GNAT family N-acetyltransferase, with the translated sequence MIEYRRPEMKELKGIAKMSAITFGDYPIFHEFRNEFSDMDSFIDLMSEVQHVYLKAYYKNADFFVGEENGQIKSFAVLIRPNSSKVSVFDYFLSGAFKLLRKASLRKLLKLLNILEEGHGPISEIKEQSWVLESLAVDKSCRGQQLGTKMLNDCIIPYISKQSSGTKETFVTFTNTERNKKFYLKNGFTEFDYTPIERKGTTIGNWSFRMMIDPPAIN
- a CDS encoding TetR/AcrR family transcriptional regulator; this encodes MDTSNEDRRVRKTKRALRNGLVELMVNKDLRNITVRELTDNVDIHRATFYAHYKDIYDLYDQVEDAVVEELNDLIMQNYSQPPSHFYRILFEYIIENKQLCQMLFGTKRENSFMVRLNVLFEQKCIETWRKDWKVSEVNEELKYHVGYHVQGCLAIINRWVESNFTYPMDELVKIIADIDRNMEDYFMKKKKKV
- a CDS encoding VanZ family protein, producing the protein MNKLVQKYIKETINKAEVTGNEKEELEIELSEHLMLLTNEYLQKGLTEEEAVKFAIRGFGDERTIGEGLNNILYPYRNALRIIGWASFILYSSVVLLILLSPLRRSTASFFHEDLWININFIPFKSIIWYTTGFEHINLNTIIYNTLGNIIIFIPLGFFLIYLVKRIKSLGSVLLVSIVISLFIEVSQLVFRLGQGDVDDILLNTVGALIGYFLFKLTSGIGMRKMRSIRSQKIHFKLP
- a CDS encoding DNA-3-methyladenine glycosylase family protein, with the translated sequence MEWTHVITGPYNFNQALKRLKIDPLLTLNVVEETLTLPIWIEDNPVTVTVKQVGTFEEPMFHIQVTDHEKVTKQAITEKLTHLFHWDTPLAAIADFFEKTELASLFQQYRGTPFVCDSQLYGSLMKTIIHQQLNMAFAYTLTERFVKSFGFQHEGAWFYPSAEKVATIEPAQLRELQFSQRKAEYVIDTSRMIAEGDLNLNELVQLPNEQVIETLVKIRGIGPWTAENFLMFGLGRMDLFPIQDIGIQNAMKKFYNWEAKPLHAVMLEKSKEWKPYRTYASLYLWESIET
- a CDS encoding class I SAM-dependent methyltransferase; protein product: MVYYGDDLFKGTAKYYSKYRPIYPASLIRYLIRKFSLDGKGHLLDLGCGTGQLAFRFSDWFEKIVGIDTDPEMITEAIDLSKDMRIENIQFFNGNLDKYKVNAHTFFKLVTIAKAFHWMDREMVLETLYEMIPYEGGIAIIDSYSPNKELSPWQKTVNEVVKQWYGHVRRAGDTTYSHPTISHQQIVANSKFELDVYQLPTYEYYWSVETIIGHLYSTSFGAKRFLGDNVNSFEQNLREELLSIEETGVFKEQVNITVIMALKK
- a CDS encoding DinB family protein, with the protein product MIKFFEYNWQVRDEWFDWCNQLTIEELLKERRGGTGSILYTLFHIIDVEYSWLCGIQAKKDVVVQFTDYKTLEKVKSLSNTCRIEIAELLKTNLNELKEELVSVSWDEDEYTGDDILHHIIAHEIHHIGQLSIWARELELSPVTANFIGRKFESIHFN